In Marmota flaviventris isolate mMarFla1 chromosome 19, mMarFla1.hap1, whole genome shotgun sequence, the DNA window AATGTGACAAAGAAATGGGTGACTTGGAAATCATTTTTTCAGTGCCACAATCATCAGGACTCAGTGCTGATAGGTGGTTATATTTCTGTTGCTTCCTCACAAGATGAAAGGGGCAAGGCAACTTTCTGAGGTTTCTTTCATAAGGGCACTAATCACATTCACGATCTAATCACCTATCAAAGGTCCCAACCTTTGGCTTAATACCATTGTCTTAGGGGCTAGGATTTCAGCATCAGGATTCATGGATTCAGCATCAGCCATGGGGCAACCTAAGCCAGACTGTTCACGTGGCCTGGCTGCGGCTATGTCTCTCACTACTGCTTTCCTCATCTATGGTCAGTTTTCTGGGTGTGGCTCTCTAGACTTCCTGTAGGTTCTGTAACTTCCCTTGCACCTTTCCAATGACTTCCTTATATACAAGACAGAGTCATTGGTAATTTGCAACCAAGAACCATGACAGGTACATACGTCCATTTTCATGTGCCAACCTCATAGCAATAGTACTTGGCACTCTCAACACCCCCTCTTCTACCTCCTTGCAGCCCTCTGCTGCTGCTACTCTGGTCAGTGGAAAAGACTCTCCCACCACTTTGAGTCTTACTTCTGGAATTCATTCTAGCTCAGGTATTCCAggattcctctttctttcttaaatattattcCTGCCTAAACTCCATTCCTCAGTCATTGGCTCTCCTTACTCTAAACTCTCCTGGTTATCTCAATTTTCACAACTTGACCTATCACCTAAGTATTGATCACTCCAGTATATCCATCTAATTGCCTGCTAAACACCTTCACTAGTACCTCTTATAGATAAAACAATGTGTTGATAAAGTCATTTGTTCTCTCATCCATTACATATTCTGTTTCTCCTAGTCCATGCTTTGATTCAAGACTTTACTGTCGAAGGAGCACACAGCATAGCTGTCCTGAGCCCTGCTTCCTTTGCCGTCTCCCGGTGTTCCTGGAAATGTCAGGCGCAAATGACAGGGTCACTGAGAAGAACTTCCTTGAGGAGCAATTCGATgaggaaaatgtgattttaacACTGGTCCCAGTTACAGAGGAACAAGAATATCCAATAGAAACAAGTGTTTCTTCAACTGCAGAAATCAAACAGGAAGGTATCAAACCTTAAAATCCCAGGAAAAACAATAAGAGTATGAGAACAGAGACTGCTCGGTTAGCAGCACTGGGAAGCCCAAGAAAATCTGCTTTCCTGAAACAAAACCTAATTGTAAAATACAACCCCTTCCCTTGCCGACCATTTTGCCTCCAATTAATAAGGTTTCTCGGGATACTTTGCGAAACTGGTGCCAACAATTTAATTTGAGTACTGATGGCCAGAAAATAGAGGTTTATTTGAGGCTACAGAAGCATGCATATCCCGGACAAATATATGATATTCCTGAAACATCTCGGGAGGCCAGATTGAAGCCAGTTTCCAGGAAATGGAAGGCAGTGGCCAATGCAGCAGGGCTTCAGGAAAGTCATAATAAGgttaaaagagaggaagagactaACATGATTGAAGTGGTAAATTCAGCTCAGGAGTCCATATTGGCATCTTGGGCAAGGATCGCTGCCAGAGCCAATCAGCGCAAGGCTGTGAATTCGTGTCCCATCCCTACTTCTGTGGAGGCCTTTTTGCTGCAAACCTCTGGTGTCAGGTGGTGTGTGGTCCATGACCAGTTTCTTTCTGCAGAAACAGCAGGCTGGGTTCGACTGCAGTTCCATGCAGGTCAGACTTGGGTCCCTGACACTCCCAAGAGGATGATTTCCCTTTTCCTGTTACCTGCCTGTATGTTTCCACCCTCGGGACTAGAAGATAATATGTTATGCCCTGAATGTGTAAAAAGGAATAAGAAGATGATGAAAGGATTAATTATaacaagagagaaaaagcaaTGCACTGTAGGGAGACCAAAAGGTGCCACCTTAAGCAATGTTGAAATACTATTTTGATCTGAAGGCAATtgagaagaaacagacaaaaagttTTCTGCTTTCCAACTATTGGCCCCAAAACAGGACATAAATTTGCAAAtattcctcttccctcccaggaCAAGTGGTGGAGAGCCCATAGGTAAATCATCACACAGCCTGATGAATGCTGGGCTGGTTTCTGAccatcttttcattttcagtGTCTCCTGATCATTTGTGTCAGACTcaagtattaaatatatatatatatatatatatatatatatatatatatatattttttttttttttttttaagtagagctGCTAGGTTTATGGGGAAACTGAGCAAAAGAGttcttttatgcttctctttaatattaatttttttgtgtgtgtactaagattgaacccagggacactctaccactgggctataaccctaactccctgcctcttttttttgtttattttttggtgctgggaatttaaccactgaatcatatccccagcccttttaatttgagacaagttcttccaaggttgcttagggtctcactaaattgctgagactgcccttgatcttgcaatcctgtctcagcctcctctaAGTAGCTGAGATATAGGTGTGCATTATCTCACCTGGCTTTAATATTAACATGTCCTATTAGTGTTGTACATTCCTTAATTGATGAGTCAATATTGgtatattattaattttggtggtgggtggggtaccagggattgaactcaggagcactcaaccacaaagccacatccccagccctatttttgtattttacttagagacatggtctcatgagttgcttagcaccttgttaaattgctgaggctgagtttgaacttgagatcctcctgcctctatctccagagccactgtgattacaggcatgtgccaccaagcccagcctattattaattattaactaCCTATTATTACTAGTTATAATGAATTATTATCTTTATGTGAcactgaggatccaatccagagtatacaaagaactcaaaaaattagacaataagagaacaaacaaaccaatcaacaaatgggccaaggacctgaacagacacttctcagaggaggacatacaatcaatcaacaagtacatgaaaaaatgctcaccatctctagcagtcagagaaatgcaaatcaaaaccaccctaagataccatctcactccagttagattggcagccattatgaagtcaaacaacaacaagtgctggcgaggatgtggggaaaagggtacacttgtacattgctggtgggactgcaaattggtgcagccaatttggaaagcagtatggagatttcttggaaagctgggaatggagccaccatttgacccagctattccccttctcggtctattccctaaagacctaaaaagagcatgctacagggacactgctacatcgatgttcatagcagcacaattcacaatagcaagactgtggaaccaacctagatgcccttcaatagatgaatggataaaaaaaatgtggcatttatacacaatggagtattactctgcattaaaaaatgacaaaatcatagaatttacagggaaatggatggcattagagcagattatgctaagtgaagctagccaatccctaaaaaacaaatgccaaatgtcttctttgatataaggagagtaactaagaacagagtagggtcgaagagcatgagaagaattttaatattaaacagggatgagaggtgggagggaaagggagagagaagggaaattgcatggaaatggaaggagaccctcagagttatacaaaagtacatacaagaggaagtgaggggaaagggaaaaataatacaagggggacaaatgaatgtcagtagagggggcagagagagaagaggggaggggaggggaggggagggggggtagtagaggataggaaaggcagcagaacacaacagacactagtatggcaatatgtaaatcaatggatgtgtaactgatgtaattctgcaatctgtatatggggtaaaaatgggagctcataacccacttgaatcaaagtgtgaaatatgatatatcaagaactatgtaatgttttgaacagccaacaataaaaaattaaaaaaaataaataaaaataaataaataaataaaaagactttaCTGTCTACCAAGTTAGACAAGCTTTAGCTTTGACCCATGGCTATGATATCACTAAATCCTGTCAATTCTACTTTACTTTCAtaacaagtttttgttttaaaatagtaaatctCTCTCACCTACAGTCCCAGCTTCTACCCTATATCAAGATCTTATCACTACTCCAACCTTCATACATTTATCTGTCTGGAATACTCCAGCAAAGTATCATAGACTAAGTGGCTTATAAACAGAaagttatttctcacagttcttggAAGTCCAAGATAAAGGCATGGGCAGATTCAgggtctggtgagggctcttCTCTTATTTCATAGGTGGTTATATTTCTGTTGCTTCCTCACAAGATGAAAGGGGCAAGGCAACTTTCTGAGgtttcttttataagggcactaatcacATTCACGATCTAATCACCTATCAAAGGTCCCAACCTTTGGCTTAATACTATTGCCTTAGGGGCTAGGATTTCAACATGTGGATTTTGGAGAGGCATAAACATTCAGTCCATTGTAACATCATGTCTAAATCACAGAGCCAATCAAGCCATGTCCCTACTCAGTAGCCTTCATTATGTGTAGCAGGAATCTTGTGAGTCTTCACAAGTGTTGTTATGCCACTGAGATCTTCTCTAACAAGAGTTGTCCCTTTCCTACTTACGCAAGTACCAGGCACGGAGGCACCCCtggagaaagaataaaagtatt includes these proteins:
- the LOC114106336 gene encoding LOW QUALITY PROTEIN: developmental pluripotency-associated protein 2-like (The sequence of the model RefSeq protein was modified relative to this genomic sequence to represent the inferred CDS: substituted 1 base at 1 genomic stop codon); amino-acid sequence: MSGANDRVTEKNFLEEQFDEENVILTLVPVTEEQEYPIETSVSSTAEIKQEGIKPXNPRKNNKSMRTETAPETKPNCKIQPLPLPTILPPINKVSRDTLRNWCQQFNLSTDGQKIEVYLRLQKHAYPGQIYDIPETSREARLKPVSRKWKAVANAAGLQESHNKVKREEETNMIEVVNSAQESILASWARIAARANQRKAVNSCPIPTSVEAFLLQTSGVRWCVVHDQFLSAETAGWVRLQFHAGQTWVPDTPKRMISLFLLPACMFPPSGLEDNMLCPECVKRNKKMMKGLIITREKKQCTVGRPKGATLSNVEILF